The Brassica napus cultivar Da-Ae chromosome C7, Da-Ae, whole genome shotgun sequence genome has a segment encoding these proteins:
- the LOC106371816 gene encoding probable aspartic protease At2g35615, whose translation MVSSIPHLLLLLLLLLFTLLTHNSSFEDDFSNEQQPNGFFLPFESNLYVEITIGTPTRNFNLKLDSSTHLTFLECDPCDDDEHQCSISDTTRRYDGKSSTTFSPISCTNSSLCPLLSPNATTHDNTTTTTTSSLSLLCTPSNSCRYDVSSFSAGYLVSDTLQLTSSITDQENSLSIVRGFVFGCGTSNRVTPEDDGGGVDGRVSLTTHHFSLLSQLRVTRFSHCLWPSSAGSRNYIRLGSAAEFGGDMMLVPMLDTMETNSYSYHIPLLGISLEEQRMRSNETSTIAVDIGTYYTRLEASLYEKVKEELMTLIGPTVAYEVNELMCFTTEVGLEIESLPIVTLHLQGFNFTISNKGLYLRDSPSSFCTALVRSTMEDEEKNVLGASGLVDYVVGYDTSDRVLAFQQRDCLADFVDGI comes from the exons ATGGTTTCATCAATTCCacaccttctccttctccttctactTCTCCTCTTCACTCTACTTACTCATAACTCTAGCTTTGAAGATGATTTCTCGAATGAACAACAACCAAACGGTTTCTTCTTACCCTTCGAGTCCAATCTCTACGTTGAGATCACCATAGGAACCCCAACGCGAAACTTCAACCTCAAGCTAGACTCTTCTACACATCTCACATTCCTCGAATGCGACCCTTGCGATGATGATGAACACCAATGCTCCATCTCCGACACAACCCGACGCTACGACGGCAAATCTTCAACAACTTTCTCACCAATCTCCTGCACCAACTCTTCTCTATGTCCTCTCCTCTCCCCTAATGCCACTACCCATGATAACACAACAACAACGACAACATCCTCTCTGTCTCTTCTTTGCACTCCTTCCAACTCCTGTCGCTACGATGTCTCTTCTTTCAGCGCTGGCTACCTCGTTTCCGACACCCTCCAGTTGACTTCTTCCATCACCGACCAAGAAAACTCTCTCTCCATAGTTCGTGGGTTTGTCTTTGGCTGCGGGACTAGCAATCGTGTGACGCCGGAGGACGACGGTGGCGGCGTTGACGGGAGAGTGAGTCTAACCACTCATCATTTCTCGCTTCTTTCTCAGCTTCGCGTCACCAGATTTTCTCACTGTTTATGGCCTTCCTCCGCCGGCTCGCGTAACTACATTCGTCTAGGATCAGCGGCTGAGTTCGGCGGCGATATGATGTTGGTTCCGATGTTAGATACGATGGAGACGAACTCTTACTCGTATCACATTCCTCTCCTCGGGATCAGTCTTGAGGAACAGAG AATGAGAAGCAACGAGACTAGTACAATAGCAGTAGACATTGGCACGTACTATACGCGTCTAGAGGCATCACTCTACGAGAAGGTGAAGGAAGAGCTAATGACGCTGATTGGACCAACGGTTGCATATGAAGTGAACGAACTAATGTGTTTCACAACCGAGGTTGGCTTAGAGATAGAGTCATTACCCATAGTCACTTTACATTTACAAGGGTTTAACTTCACGATCTCAAACAAAGGACTTTATCTCCGAGATAGCCCTTCTTCTTTCTGCACGGCTTTGGTCAGATCGACCATGGAGGATGAGGAGAAGAATGTGCTTGGAGCATCAGGACTTGTTGATTATGTAGTTGGCTATGACACTTCAGATAGGGTGCTGGCCTTTCAACAAAGAGATTGTTTGGCCGATTTTGTTGATGGTATTTAG